The following proteins are co-located in the Pseudomonas fluorescens genome:
- a CDS encoding aminopeptidase has translation MLRRFLPGLIVVLLSGCSSVSYYAQLADGQWQLLRAREPVAEVIADPSRPQALRDHLAQSQKARTFASEHLHLPDNQSYRLYADIGRPYVVWNVFATPEFSLSPQTHCFPIAGCVAYRGYYNQGAARGEAAVLQQRGMDVSIDGVEAYSTLGWFNDPIMSSMMHWGDERLATLIFHELAHQRFYVKDDTEFNESYANFVEQEGTRQWRAARGLAPLSNAALQQRDQFIRLVLDTRKRLEQLYAQPLATDVMRQAKAAEFERLRTAYQHMRDSQWGGDKRYDVWVNQPMNNARLLPFGLYDQWVPAFAALFAQEGGDWVKFFAAVEKLGGLPVAQRKAALRQLESGGR, from the coding sequence ATGTTGAGGCGTTTTCTTCCAGGGCTAATCGTCGTGTTGCTCAGCGGCTGCTCCAGCGTCAGTTATTACGCCCAGTTGGCTGACGGCCAATGGCAATTGCTGAGGGCCCGCGAGCCGGTCGCCGAGGTCATCGCCGACCCCTCTCGGCCACAGGCGCTGCGCGATCACCTGGCGCAATCGCAGAAGGCACGCACCTTTGCCAGCGAGCACCTGCACTTGCCTGACAACCAGAGTTACCGGTTGTACGCCGACATTGGCCGACCCTATGTGGTCTGGAATGTATTCGCCACGCCGGAATTCTCTCTATCCCCGCAAACCCATTGCTTTCCAATCGCCGGCTGCGTCGCTTATCGCGGCTACTACAACCAGGGCGCTGCGCGCGGCGAGGCGGCGGTGCTGCAGCAACGGGGCATGGACGTGTCGATTGACGGTGTCGAGGCTTATTCCACGCTGGGTTGGTTCAACGATCCGATCATGAGTTCGATGATGCACTGGGGCGATGAGCGCCTGGCCACGCTGATTTTTCATGAATTGGCGCATCAGCGTTTTTATGTGAAGGATGACACCGAGTTCAACGAGTCTTATGCCAACTTCGTCGAGCAGGAAGGCACCCGCCAATGGCGTGCGGCGCGTGGCTTGGCGCCATTGAGCAATGCGGCGTTGCAGCAACGCGATCAGTTTATTCGGCTGGTACTTGATACCCGCAAGCGCTTGGAACAACTCTACGCCCAACCGCTGGCGACGGATGTAATGCGCCAGGCCAAAGCCGCAGAGTTCGAGCGCTTGCGCACAGCGTATCAGCACATGCGCGATAGCCAATGGGGCGGGGATAAACGTTACGACGTGTGGGTCAACCAGCCGATGAACAATGCGCGGCTGTTGCCGTTCGGGCTGTATGACCAATGGGTGCCGGCGTTTGCGGCGTTGTTTGCGCAGGAAGGCGGGGATTGGGTGAAGTTTTTTGCGGCGGTTGAAAAATTGGGTGGGTTGCCGGTGGCGCAGCGTAAAGCGGCGTTAAGGCAATTGGAGAGTGGTGGCCGTTAG
- the prlC gene encoding oligopeptidase A produces MAPSLFLHVSSAKVPTVSANNPLLQSYDLPPFSAIRAEHVQPAIEQILADNRVAIEGILQSQGKNPTWAGLILAMDELNDRLGAAWSPVSHLNAVCNSAELREAYEGCLPALSAYSTEMGQNRALFQAFEALANSPEAAGFDVAQKTILEHSLRDFRLSGIDLPPEQQKRYAEVQSKLSELGSKFSNQLLDATQAWTKHVTDEATLAGLTDSAKAQMAAAAQAKGLDGWLITLEFPSYYAVMTYAQDRALREEVYAAYCTRASDQGPNAGQNDNGPVMEQILDLRQELATLLGYASFSELSLATKMAESSDQVLSFLRDLAKRSKPFAAQDLQQLKAYAAEQGCADLQSWDSGFYGEKLREQRYSVSQEALRAYFPIDKVLSGLFAIVQRLYGIEIAEQKGFDTWHPDVRLFEIKENGQHVGRFFFDLYARANKRGGAWMDGARDRRRTIDGVLQSPVANLVCNFTPADSGKPALLTHDEVTTLFHEFGHGLHHLLTRVEHAGVSGINGVAWDAVELPSQFMENWCWEPEGLALISGHYETGEPLPQDLLEKMLAAKNFQSGLMMVRQLEFSLFDFELHATHGDGRTVAQVLEGVRDEVSVMRPPAYNRFPNSFAHIFAGGYAAGYYSYKWAEVLSADAFSKFEEEGVLNAETGRAFREAILARGGSQAPMVLFVDFRGRAPSIDALLRHSGLSEDAAA; encoded by the coding sequence ATGGCCCCATCTTTGTTCTTACATGTTTCTTCAGCCAAGGTGCCAACCGTGAGCGCGAACAACCCTCTTCTGCAGTCCTACGACCTGCCGCCGTTCTCGGCGATCCGTGCCGAGCACGTTCAGCCGGCCATCGAACAGATCCTCGCCGACAACCGCGTTGCCATCGAAGGCATCCTGCAAAGCCAGGGCAAAAATCCGACATGGGCCGGTCTGATACTGGCCATGGACGAGCTGAATGACCGCCTGGGCGCCGCCTGGAGCCCGGTCAGCCACCTCAACGCCGTATGTAACAGTGCCGAGCTGCGCGAAGCTTACGAAGGCTGCCTGCCAGCATTGAGCGCCTACTCCACCGAGATGGGCCAGAACCGCGCACTGTTCCAGGCCTTCGAGGCCCTGGCCAACAGCCCCGAAGCGGCCGGCTTCGATGTGGCGCAAAAAACCATCCTGGAACATTCCCTGCGCGACTTCCGCCTCTCGGGTATCGATTTGCCGCCTGAGCAGCAAAAACGTTACGCCGAGGTGCAGAGCAAGCTGTCCGAGCTGGGCAGCAAATTTTCCAACCAACTGCTGGATGCTACTCAGGCCTGGACCAAACACGTCACCGATGAAGCCACTCTCGCCGGCCTGACCGACTCCGCCAAGGCGCAAATGGCGGCTGCCGCCCAGGCCAAAGGCCTCGACGGCTGGCTGATCACCCTTGAATTTCCGAGCTACTACGCGGTGATGACCTACGCCCAGGACCGCGCCCTGCGTGAAGAAGTCTACGCGGCCTACTGCACCCGTGCGTCGGACCAAGGCCCGAATGCCGGTCAGAACGATAACGGCCCGGTGATGGAACAGATCCTCGACCTGCGTCAGGAACTGGCCACGCTGTTGGGTTATGCGTCCTTCTCCGAGCTGAGCCTGGCCACCAAAATGGCTGAATCCAGCGACCAGGTGCTGAGCTTCCTGCGTGACCTGGCCAAGCGCAGCAAGCCGTTTGCCGCCCAGGACCTGCAACAGCTCAAGGCCTACGCCGCCGAACAAGGCTGCGCCGATCTGCAAAGCTGGGACAGCGGTTTCTACGGTGAAAAACTGCGCGAGCAGCGCTACAGCGTTTCCCAGGAAGCCCTGCGCGCCTACTTCCCGATCGACAAAGTGCTCAGCGGGCTGTTTGCCATCGTCCAGCGCCTGTACGGCATCGAAATCGCCGAGCAAAAAGGCTTCGACACCTGGCACCCGGATGTTCGCCTGTTTGAAATCAAGGAAAACGGCCAGCACGTCGGGCGTTTCTTCTTCGACCTGTACGCCCGCGCCAACAAGCGGGGCGGTGCCTGGATGGATGGCGCGCGCGACCGTCGCCGCACGATCGACGGCGTATTGCAAAGCCCGGTGGCCAACCTGGTGTGCAACTTCACCCCGGCCGACAGCGGCAAGCCTGCGCTGCTGACCCACGATGAAGTCACCACGCTGTTCCACGAATTCGGCCACGGCTTGCACCACCTGCTGACCCGCGTTGAACACGCTGGCGTGTCCGGCATCAACGGTGTGGCCTGGGATGCGGTGGAGTTGCCGAGCCAGTTCATGGAGAACTGGTGCTGGGAGCCGGAAGGCCTGGCGCTGATCTCCGGCCACTATGAAACCGGTGAGCCGCTGCCTCAGGACCTGCTGGAAAAAATGCTGGCGGCGAAGAACTTCCAGTCCGGCCTGATGATGGTGCGCCAACTGGAATTCTCGTTGTTCGACTTCGAGCTGCACGCCACCCATGGCGATGGTCGCACCGTGGCGCAGGTGCTTGAAGGCGTGCGCGATGAGGTCTCGGTCATGCGCCCACCGGCCTACAACCGCTTCCCTAACAGCTTTGCGCACATCTTTGCCGGCGGTTACGCGGCGGGCTATTACAGCTACAAGTGGGCGGAAGTGTTGTCGGCGGATGCCTTCTCCAAGTTCGAGGAAGAGGGTGTGCTCAACGCGGAAACCGGTCGCGCCTTCCGCGAAGCGATTCTGGCGCGGGGCGGTTCCCAGGCGCCGATGGTGCTGTTCGTCGACTTCCGCGGACGGGCGCCGTCGATTGACGCACTCTTGCGTCACAGCGGCCTGAGTGAGGACGCGGCAGCATGA
- a CDS encoding DUF1161 domain-containing protein, whose amino-acid sequence MKRFALAIICAVLATSAVAAPKDCEELRKEIEVKIQANAVPSYTLEIVSKEEGDKHDEAMRVGTCENGTKTIIYQKNND is encoded by the coding sequence ATGAAACGTTTTGCCTTGGCGATCATCTGCGCTGTTTTGGCCACGTCGGCCGTGGCCGCGCCAAAAGATTGTGAAGAGCTCAGGAAAGAGATCGAGGTCAAAATCCAGGCTAATGCAGTGCCGTCCTACACCTTGGAAATCGTCAGCAAGGAAGAAGGCGACAAGCACGACGAGGCCATGCGTGTAGGTACTTGCGAGAACGGGACCAAAACCATCATCTACCAAAAGAACAACGACTGA
- a CDS encoding gamma carbonic anhydrase family protein: MTLRTYQNHTPTLGAGAFVDISAVVIGDVEIGADSSVWPLTVIRGDMHRIRIGARTSVQDGCVLHITHAGPFNPDGFPLLIGDDVTIAHKVMLHGCTVGNRILIGMGSIVMDGAVVEDDVIIGAGSLVPPGKTLDSGFLYVGSPVKQIRPLTDKERAFFTYSAANYVKLKDLHLVEGFDQ; the protein is encoded by the coding sequence GTGACCCTTCGCACCTATCAGAACCACACGCCAACCCTGGGCGCCGGGGCTTTTGTCGATATTTCGGCGGTGGTGATCGGCGATGTCGAAATCGGCGCCGACAGCTCGGTTTGGCCGCTGACCGTGATTCGCGGCGACATGCACCGCATCCGCATCGGTGCGCGCACCAGCGTGCAGGACGGCTGTGTGCTGCACATCACTCACGCCGGGCCGTTCAACCCGGATGGCTTCCCGCTGCTGATCGGCGATGACGTGACCATCGCCCACAAGGTCATGCTGCATGGCTGCACCGTGGGCAATCGGATCTTGATCGGCATGGGCAGCATCGTGATGGACGGCGCCGTGGTCGAAGACGACGTCATCATCGGCGCCGGCAGCCTGGTTCCACCGGGCAAGACACTCGACAGCGGCTTTTTGTATGTGGGCAGCCCGGTTAAACAAATCCGTCCGTTGACTGACAAGGAACGCGCGTTCTTCACCTACAGCGCAGCAAACTACGTGAAGCTCAAAGACCTGCACCTGGTGGAAGGATTCGATCAATGA
- a CDS encoding LLM class flavin-dependent oxidoreductase yields MKSLSDVKFSTLDLVPVRANGSIAQSLRNSLDLAQHVEKFGYNRFWVAEHHNMDGIASSATSVLLGYLAGGTSTIRVGSGGVMLPNHAPLVIAEQFGTLESLYPGRIDLGLGRAPGSDQMTARALRRERSGSADDFPEDVAELMAYLGPRTPDQRVIAVPGTGTNVPVWLLGSSLFSAQLAGERGLPYAFASHFAPRLMHEAIRVYRNHFKPSAVLDKPYVMLGIPLVAADTDEQADYLATSVYQRILALMRGQSLVQRPPVKSMDGLWLPHEKDAVGSFLGLAMVGGPAKIRAKLEVLIEQTGADELIFTSDLYEHADRIHSYELLAQLMKG; encoded by the coding sequence ATGAAATCGCTGTCCGACGTGAAGTTCTCGACCCTCGACCTCGTGCCCGTGCGCGCCAACGGGAGCATCGCGCAATCGTTGCGCAACTCTCTGGACCTCGCCCAGCACGTGGAAAAGTTCGGCTACAACCGTTTTTGGGTGGCCGAACACCACAACATGGACGGCATCGCCAGCTCGGCCACCTCGGTGTTGCTGGGCTATCTGGCCGGTGGCACCTCGACCATCCGCGTCGGCTCCGGCGGCGTCATGCTGCCCAACCACGCGCCCTTGGTAATTGCCGAGCAGTTCGGCACGCTGGAAAGCCTGTACCCCGGCCGTATCGACCTGGGCTTGGGCCGCGCGCCCGGTTCCGACCAGATGACCGCCCGCGCCCTGCGCCGTGAACGCTCGGGCAGCGCCGACGATTTCCCCGAAGACGTGGCCGAACTGATGGCCTACCTCGGCCCACGCACGCCTGACCAACGGGTGATCGCCGTGCCGGGCACTGGCACCAACGTACCGGTCTGGCTGCTGGGTTCCAGCCTGTTCAGCGCGCAGCTTGCGGGAGAGAGGGGTTTGCCCTACGCCTTCGCCTCACATTTCGCACCGCGCTTGATGCACGAGGCGATTCGCGTGTATCGCAATCACTTCAAGCCTTCAGCCGTGCTGGACAAGCCCTACGTGATGCTCGGCATTCCGCTGGTGGCGGCCGATACCGACGAGCAGGCCGATTACCTCGCCACGTCCGTGTACCAACGCATTCTGGCGCTGATGCGCGGGCAAAGCCTGGTGCAGCGCCCACCGGTGAAAAGCATGGACGGCCTGTGGCTGCCCCATGAAAAAGACGCCGTCGGCAGCTTCCTCGGCTTGGCCATGGTCGGCGGCCCGGCCAAGATCCGCGCCAAACTGGAAGTGCTGATCGAGCAAACCGGTGCCGATGAGCTGATCTTTACCAGCGACCTCTACGAGCACGCTGACCGGATTCATTCCTACGAGCTGCTGGCACAGCTGATGAAAGGCTGA
- a CDS encoding dual specificity protein phosphatase family protein — MFTIRLLPALGLAFMALLSTLQAQADEATSLRSAEWAQPVGGQFNLHQMTPTLYRSALPDSSAVPVLEKLKIGTVINFLPESDASWLKTSDIKQVQLTYRTNHVDDSDVLAALRAIQQAEVNGPVLMHCKHGSDRTGLMAAMYRVVIQGWSKEDALNEMTLGGFGTSNGFKDGVRYMMKADIDKLRTALANGDCSTSAFALCSMNSWLNTASSSRVEPKKDTDWVRTP, encoded by the coding sequence ATGTTCACAATCCGTTTGCTGCCTGCCCTCGGCCTGGCGTTCATGGCTCTGCTCAGCACACTGCAGGCTCAAGCCGACGAGGCCACGTCCCTGCGCTCAGCAGAGTGGGCCCAGCCTGTGGGCGGCCAATTCAACCTGCACCAGATGACGCCTACCCTGTATCGCAGCGCATTGCCGGACAGCAGCGCCGTGCCCGTACTGGAAAAACTCAAGATCGGCACGGTGATCAACTTTTTGCCGGAATCTGATGCGTCGTGGCTGAAGACATCTGATATCAAACAGGTGCAGCTGACTTATCGCACCAACCACGTCGACGATTCCGACGTGCTGGCGGCGCTCAGGGCCATCCAGCAAGCAGAAGTTAACGGCCCCGTGCTGATGCACTGCAAACACGGCTCTGACCGCACAGGCCTGATGGCCGCGATGTATCGCGTGGTGATCCAGGGGTGGAGCAAAGAAGACGCGCTGAACGAGATGACCTTGGGCGGTTTCGGCACCAGTAACGGCTTCAAGGACGGCGTTCGCTACATGATGAAGGCCGATATCGACAAGTTGCGTACAGCCTTGGCGAATGGCGATTGCAGCACCAGCGCGTTTGCCCTGTGCTCGATGAACAGTTGGCTCAACACGGCCAGCAGCAGCCGTGTGGAGCCAAAGAAAGACACTGATTGGGTACGCACACCCTAA
- a CDS encoding DUF883 family protein, which yields MANTSLRKASLESMEAEISSLLKSLESLKDDASDESRKTLKALKSNAENALKHSRHLISDAYEESKVKIRETGVATRDYAQEHPWTTAGVAVGALGLLAAYLLCKRGD from the coding sequence ATGGCCAACACTTCTTTACGCAAAGCGTCGCTGGAAAGCATGGAAGCCGAGATTTCGAGCCTGCTCAAGTCCCTTGAGAGCCTCAAGGATGATGCATCCGATGAGTCGCGCAAAACGCTGAAGGCCCTGAAAAGTAATGCCGAGAATGCTCTCAAGCACTCCCGCCACCTGATCAGCGATGCCTACGAAGAAAGCAAAGTCAAAATCCGCGAAACCGGCGTCGCCACCCGCGACTACGCGCAAGAGCACCCATGGACTACCGCCGGCGTTGCCGTTGGCGCGTTGGGCCTGCTGGCCGCTTACCTGCTGTGCAAACGCGGTGACTGA
- a CDS encoding YheV family putative zinc ribbon protein, with protein sequence MSEGPVITKKQFIAGAVCPACSEPDKLKMWTEDSVPHRECVACGYTDTLNDQGLSVPKELGTRVNTSALKAPDPKVQAVQFFPNPKLKKD encoded by the coding sequence ATGAGCGAAGGGCCTGTGATAACCAAAAAGCAATTTATCGCCGGGGCGGTCTGCCCGGCGTGCAGCGAGCCGGACAAGTTGAAGATGTGGACTGAAGACAGCGTGCCGCACCGTGAGTGTGTGGCCTGCGGTTATACCGACACGCTGAATGATCAAGGCTTGTCGGTGCCCAAGGAATTGGGCACGCGGGTGAATACATCGGCGCTGAAGGCGCCGGACCCGAAGGTGCAGGCCGTGCAGTTTTTCCCCAATCCCAAGCTGAAAAAGGATTGA
- a CDS encoding dodecin, which translates to MSDHHTYKKVELVGSSTTSIEDAINNAIAEAHKSIKHLEWFEVTETRGHIKDGKAAHFQVTLKVGFRIASS; encoded by the coding sequence ATGTCAGATCATCACACTTACAAGAAAGTCGAACTGGTGGGCTCGTCGACGACCAGTATCGAAGACGCCATCAACAACGCGATTGCCGAAGCGCATAAGAGCATCAAGCACTTGGAGTGGTTTGAAGTGACCGAAACCCGTGGCCACATCAAGGACGGCAAGGCCGCGCACTTCCAGGTCACGCTGAAGGTGGGGTTCCGAATTGCCAGTAGTTGA
- a CDS encoding PA0061/PA0062 family lipoprotein, which translates to MRQLLLPVTALFLSACASTPLPPVDPHQAWVDFATPTPGAKLVMAQRLDGKNLNDGRFFQVPPGSHELMVRFDFEVPTGGSLGGLSQTQDRTCFMTLQYNSFQAGQRYVLEGRSLGYTPNIRLYNTARQLLAQERSVNCI; encoded by the coding sequence ATGCGCCAGCTCTTGCTTCCCGTCACTGCCCTGTTTCTCAGCGCCTGTGCTTCGACCCCATTGCCACCGGTCGATCCGCACCAGGCATGGGTCGATTTCGCCACCCCGACCCCGGGCGCCAAACTGGTGATGGCCCAGCGCCTGGACGGCAAGAACCTCAACGACGGGCGTTTCTTTCAGGTGCCACCCGGCAGCCACGAACTGATGGTGCGCTTTGATTTCGAGGTGCCAACCGGGGGCAGTTTGGGCGGGTTGTCGCAGACCCAGGACCGGACCTGCTTCATGACCTTGCAGTACAACAGTTTCCAGGCAGGCCAGCGCTATGTGCTGGAGGGCCGCTCGCTGGGCTACACGCCGAACATCCGGCTGTACAACACAGCGCGGCAGTTGCTGGCGCAAGAACGCAGCGTCAACTGCATCTGA
- a CDS encoding DUF1161 domain-containing protein: MKKFLLAVGLLSIAGTALAAGKPCEELKSELAAKLDAKGVQHYSLDVVDKGAAADGDKVIGSCEGGTKEIVYKRG, translated from the coding sequence ATGAAGAAGTTCCTGTTGGCGGTAGGTTTGTTGAGCATCGCGGGTACAGCCCTGGCGGCGGGCAAGCCTTGTGAGGAGCTGAAAAGTGAACTCGCAGCAAAGCTTGATGCGAAAGGCGTTCAGCATTATTCCCTGGATGTTGTCGATAAAGGCGCTGCAGCCGATGGAGATAAGGTGATTGGCTCCTGCGAAGGCGGCACCAAGGAAATCGTCTACAAACGCGGTTAA
- a CDS encoding gluconate 2-dehydrogenase subunit 3 family protein has product MSDQDQDNPRRDFLRKSLTLIPVVTVASTGLGGSMLMATPEPAQAAPAKPPASDKAYEPSYFTAEEWAFINAAVARLIPADAQGPGALEAGAPEYIDRQMNTPYAAGALWFMQGPFNADAAPEMGWQSKLVPKDIYRLGIAATDAWSKAFNGKAFAAQDSATQDDMLRRMEAGGSEMTAHFEAVPAKMFFNLLLQNTKEGFFCDPVHGGNKGMVGWTMIGFPGARADFMDWVERNEQYPFPAVSIRGERA; this is encoded by the coding sequence ATGTCTGATCAAGATCAAGACAACCCCCGGCGTGACTTTTTGCGCAAATCCTTGACCTTGATCCCGGTGGTCACGGTTGCCAGCACCGGCCTTGGCGGCTCGATGTTGATGGCCACGCCGGAGCCGGCCCAGGCCGCTCCGGCCAAGCCGCCCGCCAGCGACAAAGCCTATGAACCGAGCTACTTCACCGCCGAAGAATGGGCGTTCATCAACGCGGCCGTCGCCCGCCTGATTCCCGCTGACGCCCAAGGCCCTGGCGCCCTGGAAGCCGGCGCGCCGGAATACATCGACCGCCAGATGAACACGCCGTATGCCGCCGGCGCCCTGTGGTTCATGCAAGGCCCGTTCAACGCCGATGCGGCGCCGGAGATGGGCTGGCAGAGCAAACTGGTGCCCAAGGACATCTATCGCCTGGGCATTGCCGCGACGGATGCATGGTCGAAGGCGTTCAATGGCAAAGCTTTTGCTGCGCAAGACAGCGCTACCCAGGACGACATGCTACGGCGCATGGAGGCTGGCGGCAGTGAAATGACGGCGCATTTCGAAGCCGTGCCCGCGAAAATGTTTTTCAACCTGCTGCTGCAAAACACCAAGGAAGGGTTCTTCTGCGACCCGGTCCACGGCGGCAATAAAGGCATGGTCGGCTGGACAATGATCGGCTTCCCCGGCGCGCGCGCCGATTTCATGGACTGGGTTGAACGCAACGAGCAATACCCCTTCCCGGCTGTTTCCATTCGCGGCGAGAGGGCATAA
- a CDS encoding HAD family hydrolase: MTLHYPTVLFDLDGTLTDPREGITRSIQYALGKLGIDEPDLTKLEHFIGPPLLQAFMQFYGFDEAKAWEAVNFYRERFKVTGLYENRVFDGVMPLLETLNGQGRQLYVATSKPWVFAREIARHFDFAKHFKVIYGSELDGTRTHKVELIAHLMSEEGLDPATTLMVGDRKHDLIGARSNGLDSAAVGYGFGSFEELNAEAPTWHFATLDEMHQAFLQRA; encoded by the coding sequence ATGACCCTGCATTACCCAACCGTCCTGTTCGACCTGGACGGCACCCTGACCGATCCGCGCGAAGGCATCACCCGCTCGATCCAGTATGCCCTCGGCAAACTGGGTATCGACGAGCCGGACCTGACCAAGCTGGAACACTTTATCGGCCCGCCGTTGCTGCAAGCCTTCATGCAGTTCTATGGCTTCGATGAAGCCAAGGCCTGGGAGGCGGTGAATTTCTATCGCGAGCGTTTCAAGGTCACCGGCCTGTATGAAAACCGCGTGTTCGACGGCGTCATGCCGTTACTGGAAACGCTGAACGGCCAGGGCCGTCAGCTGTATGTGGCCACGTCCAAGCCGTGGGTGTTCGCCCGCGAGATCGCCCGGCATTTCGATTTTGCCAAGCACTTCAAAGTCATCTACGGCAGCGAGCTGGATGGGACGCGCACGCATAAAGTCGAGCTGATTGCTCACTTGATGAGCGAAGAAGGCCTGGACCCGGCGACCACGTTGATGGTTGGTGATCGCAAGCACGACCTGATCGGAGCACGCAGCAATGGCCTGGATTCGGCGGCGGTGGGGTATGGGTTCGGCAGTTTTGAAGAGTTGAATGCCGAGGCGCCGACTTGGCATTTTGCGACGTTGGATGAGATGCATCAGGCGTTTTTGCAGCGCGCTTGA
- a CDS encoding OsmC family protein, with the protein MSIVKKASAHWEGDLKTGLGSISTETGVLREAPYGFKARFEGGKGTNPEELIGAAHAGCFSMAFSMILGDAGLKADSIDTQAEVTLDQVEGGFAITAVHLILKAKIPGASQAQFDELSKKAKEGCPVSKVLNANISLDATLVN; encoded by the coding sequence ATGAGTATCGTTAAAAAAGCATCCGCGCATTGGGAAGGTGATCTGAAGACTGGGCTGGGTTCCATTTCCACCGAAACCGGCGTGCTGCGTGAAGCGCCTTACGGCTTCAAGGCCCGTTTCGAAGGAGGCAAGGGCACCAACCCTGAAGAATTGATCGGTGCGGCCCACGCCGGCTGTTTCTCCATGGCGTTTTCGATGATTCTCGGCGACGCCGGCCTCAAGGCCGACAGCATTGACACCCAGGCTGAAGTGACGCTGGACCAAGTGGAAGGTGGCTTTGCAATCACCGCCGTGCACCTGATCCTCAAGGCCAAGATTCCAGGCGCAAGCCAGGCCCAGTTCGACGAACTGAGCAAGAAAGCCAAGGAAGGGTGTCCGGTATCCAAGGTACTGAATGCGAACATCAGCCTGGATGCGACGCTGGTTAACTGA